The DNA window ATGGTGTGGCTGTTCGCGAGGTGGGGGAGCACACCTTTGCTTTGGCCCAAAGGTATGTGGATGACATCGTCACCGTGAGCACCGACGAAATCTGTGCGGCCATCAAAGATGTTTTTGAAGACACCCGCTCCATTCTTGAACCCGCAGGAGCCCTTGCTGTTGCCGGTCTCAAGGCTGATGTGAGCCGAAGGTCGCTGCAAAACCAAAATCTGGTGGCTGTTGCCTGTGGAGCGAACATCAATTTCGCGCGCCTGCGCTTTGTGGCTGAACGGGCCGAACTGGGTGAAGAACGCGAAGCGATGCTCGCCGTAGAAATCCCAGAGCGGCCAGGGAGTCTTCGCTGTCTCTGTGAATTGCTTGCAGATCGCAGCCTCACTGAATTTTCTTATCGCATGGGAGCTGGTGAACAGGCCCACATTTTTATGGGCGTTCAGGTGAGCGGACCCGATGACCGATCGTCCTTAATCGGCCATCTCCAGACCCATGGGTATGCCTGCCTCGATCTCAGTGACGATGAACTGTCCAAGGTGCATCTCCGGCACATGGTCGGAGGCCGATTGCCGGCAACGTCGACGGCCAGCAATGTGCAGGAGCTGCTTTATCGCTTTGAGTTCCCAGAGCGGCCAGGGGCATTAATGCGTTTCGTCACGGCCTTGCATCGCGACTGGAGCATCAGCATTTTTCACTACCGAAACCATGGAGCTGATGTGGGTCGGATCGTGGTGGGTGTTCTTGTCAATACAGATGATCGAGAGGCTTGGCAGGCCTTCCTGCGCGACCTTGGTTACATCAGTTGGGAAGAAACGAGTAACCCGGCTTATCAACTCTTTCTGGGTGGATAAGGAGGAATGCATGGCCAAACCATGCACCAGCGTTACTTTGAATGCCCGTGCCTAGGGGGAGTTCATGGCACAAGAATTAGAGCGAAGCAACATGCAGGAATTCAATCTCTCCCTTCCAGCTCGCTTGGAGGCGATTCTTTACCTGAAAGGCAAAGCCCTTTCCACTGCGGAGCTGGCCGAGTTGGCCGACGCCAGTGAACAAGAAACGGAACAGGGTCTGCTCGCGTTGGTTGCTGGTTATGCCCAACGGGATACTGCCCTGGAAATCCATGAAAACAGCGGTCGGTACAGCCTTCAGCTGCGTGCTGGTCTTGGGGAACTGGTGCGCAATCTCTTACCGGTGAACCTCTCCACGGCAACGCTGAGAACGCTGGCAACGATTGCTTTGAAACGACGGATCCTTCAGTCGGAACTGGTTGAATTAAGGGGATCAGGCGCCTACGACCACATCAAGGAGCTGCTCAGTCAGAACTTCATTGAACGCAAACGCCAAAGCGAAGGGCGTTCCTATTGGCTCAGCCTTTCTGAAAAGTTTCACCGCACATTTTCTGTGCTTCCTGATAGAGGGATCTCAGAACCTGATCGGGCTGCATAAAGTTCATTCAGTATTCACGCTTGAAAGGCACCGATGGATTTGAGTTTTGTTTCCACCTTTCTGCAGATCATTGCCCAGACCCTGCAGATTTATTCCTTCGTCTTGATCGTTCGCGTCCTTCTCACCTGGTTTCCGAATGTGGATATGGGGAATCCAGTGCTCAGCACTGTGAGCTCGATCACTGATCCTTACCTCAATGCCTTTCGTGGCCTGATCCCCCCGCTGGGAGGTTTGGACCTCTCCGCGATTCTGGCGTTCGTGGCCCTGAGCTTGATGCAGCAGCTCTTGGTGTCAGCCAGCTATGCGTTCGCCGGTGGATTTGGCAACTACGGCTAAGGGTGACGGCCAGCGATCAGCTCAGCGGTGATCGCCACTGCCTTGCAATTGCCCCCGCGCAGAGCGATCACGCAGTTTGCTGAGATTTTTGTTGGCCACATCCTCCAGGTCGTAGCCCATTTCGCTGGCCAGTTGAGCCACGTACCAGAGCACATCGCCGAGCTCCAAAGCGATCTCGGCTCTGACTTCATCATCAAAGTGCCCATGGCGATCGCGCAGCACCTTTTTGACTTTGTCCGCGACTTCCCCCGCTTCACCACTCAAGCCCAGGGTTGGGTAGATGGGATTGCTTCCAGCATCTGGATAGAGAGCTGTCTCCCGAGCAGCAGCCTGATAGGCGTTCAGGTCCATACGAATCATGTGGAAGAGAGTCATCATCCAACAAGTTTTCGAGTCCAAAAGGGCAAGACGGTAGATTCCGCAAGCTTCAAGACCTGTGGATGGCCCAGATCGATCTAACCCGTAGAACCAAGATCGTGGCCACCATCGGGCCCGCAACGGAGAGTCCTGAACGCATCCGTCAATTAATTCAAGCTGGAGCGACCACGTTCCGACTGAACTTCTCCCATGGGGACCACAGCGAGCACGCTGAGAGGATTGCCACGATTCGTCAGGTGGCCCATGAATTGGGAGCCCACATCGGCATTCTTCAAGATCTTCAGGGTCCGAAAATTCGCTTAGGCCGCTTCGAAGACGGTCCGATCACGCTCGCGAAAGGTGATCAATTTGCCCTGACGGCAAAGCAAGTGCGTTGCAATCAGACGGTGGCCACCGTCACCTACGACAAGCTGGCCGAAGAAGTCACAGCTGGAAGTCGCATCCTTCTCGATGATGGTCGCGTCGAGATGAAAGTTGAGAGGGTGGATTCTGTCGACCAGACCCTCCACTGCTCGGTCACCGTTCCTGGTGTGCTCTCCAACAACAAGGGGGTGAACTTCCCGGATGTGCAGCTCTCGGTCCGTGCGCTCACCACAAAAGACCGTCAAGATCTCGCCTTTGGTCTTCAGCAGGGTGTGGATTGGGTCGCGCTCAGCTTCGTGCGCAACCCCTCTGACATGCAGGAGATCAGAGAACTGATTCGTAAGCATGGCTACACCACTCCAGTGGTCGCAAAAATCGAGAAGTTCGAGGCGATTGATCAGATTGACGCGATCTTGCCTCTTTGCGATGGCGTGATGGTGGCCCGCGGTGACCTGGGGGTTGAGATGCCTGCAGAGGAAGTTCCGCTTCTTCAAAAGGATCTGATCCACAAGGCCAACAGCCTTGGGATTCCGATCATCACGGCGACCCAGATGCTCGATTCGATGGCCTCCAGCCCTAGGCCTACGCGCGCCGAGGTCAGTGACGTCGCCAACGCCATTTTGGATGGCACGGATGCGGTGATGCTCTCGAATGAGACAGCGGTAGGAGACTTTCCCGTGGAGGCTGTTGAGACGATGGCGACGATCGCCAGAAGGATCGAGCGCGATTACCCCCAACGGCCCATCGACACCCATCTGCCGAGCACGATCCCAAACGCGATTAGTGGGGCCGTGAGCAGCATTGCTCGCCAGCTCAACGCCGCGGCGATTTTGCCTCTTACTAAAAGCGGGGCCACCGCCCATAACGTGAGCAAATTCAGGCCTTCAACGCCGATCCTTGCGATCACCAGCGAAGTGAATGTGGCGCGCAAACTTCAACTGGTTTGGGGCGTGACGCCTCTGCTGATCGAAACCCAGAAGAGCACCACGGCGACCTTCACCTTGGCGATGGCTTACGCCCAAGAGCTCGGCGTGGTGAAAGACGGTGATCTTTGCGTGCAAACAGCAGGAACCCTTGCTGGAATTAGTGGCTCCACCGATCTGATCAAGGTGGGAATCGTGAGTGCTGTGCTTGGTCGTGGCACGGGCTTCGGTAGCGGCTCTGTGAGTGGAAAAGTTCGGATTGCGATGTCTGCCAGTGATTGTGCCCGGCTCGAACCTGGTGACATCCTCGTGGCTCAAGACACCTCTGCCGACTACCTCGACGGCATCCGTGACGCTGCAGCAGTGATCACAGAAAAACCGGGCGAAGACTCCCACGCAGCGGTCATCGCCAAGCGTTTAGGCGTTCCTGTGATTACGGGGGTGGCCAATGCCACGCGAGATCTCAGAGAAGGCGAAGTC is part of the Synechococcus sp. WH 8016 genome and encodes:
- the ilvA gene encoding threonine ammonia-lyase, biosynthetic, translated to MDHYLPRILRARVYDVARETPLELANNLSRRLSNSIWLKREDLQPVFSFKLRGAYNRMAQLSEAELKLGVIASSAGNHAQGVALSASHLGCRAVIVMPVTTPGVKVDAVRQLGAEVVLHGETYDEAYAEARSRSEAEHLCFIHPFDDPEVIAGQGTVGMEILRQCHQPPDAIYVAVGGGGLIGGIAVYVKSLWPDVQIIGVEPHDAAAMTLSLEAGERIRLPQVGLFADGVAVREVGEHTFALAQRYVDDIVTVSTDEICAAIKDVFEDTRSILEPAGALAVAGLKADVSRRSLQNQNLVAVACGANINFARLRFVAERAELGEEREAMLAVEIPERPGSLRCLCELLADRSLTEFSYRMGAGEQAHIFMGVQVSGPDDRSSLIGHLQTHGYACLDLSDDELSKVHLRHMVGGRLPATSTASNVQELLYRFEFPERPGALMRFVTALHRDWSISIFHYRNHGADVGRIVVGVLVNTDDREAWQAFLRDLGYISWEETSNPAYQLFLGG
- the scpB gene encoding SMC-Scp complex subunit ScpB; protein product: MAQELERSNMQEFNLSLPARLEAILYLKGKALSTAELAELADASEQETEQGLLALVAGYAQRDTALEIHENSGRYSLQLRAGLGELVRNLLPVNLSTATLRTLATIALKRRILQSELVELRGSGAYDHIKELLSQNFIERKRQSEGRSYWLSLSEKFHRTFSVLPDRGISEPDRAA
- a CDS encoding YggT family protein, producing the protein MDLSFVSTFLQIIAQTLQIYSFVLIVRVLLTWFPNVDMGNPVLSTVSSITDPYLNAFRGLIPPLGGLDLSAILAFVALSLMQQLLVSASYAFAGGFGNYG
- a CDS encoding nucleoside triphosphate pyrophosphohydrolase family protein produces the protein MDLNAYQAAARETALYPDAGSNPIYPTLGLSGEAGEVADKVKKVLRDRHGHFDDEVRAEIALELGDVLWYVAQLASEMGYDLEDVANKNLSKLRDRSARGQLQGSGDHR
- the pyk gene encoding pyruvate kinase, giving the protein MAQIDLTRRTKIVATIGPATESPERIRQLIQAGATTFRLNFSHGDHSEHAERIATIRQVAHELGAHIGILQDLQGPKIRLGRFEDGPITLAKGDQFALTAKQVRCNQTVATVTYDKLAEEVTAGSRILLDDGRVEMKVERVDSVDQTLHCSVTVPGVLSNNKGVNFPDVQLSVRALTTKDRQDLAFGLQQGVDWVALSFVRNPSDMQEIRELIRKHGYTTPVVAKIEKFEAIDQIDAILPLCDGVMVARGDLGVEMPAEEVPLLQKDLIHKANSLGIPIITATQMLDSMASSPRPTRAEVSDVANAILDGTDAVMLSNETAVGDFPVEAVETMATIARRIERDYPQRPIDTHLPSTIPNAISGAVSSIARQLNAAAILPLTKSGATAHNVSKFRPSTPILAITSEVNVARKLQLVWGVTPLLIETQKSTTATFTLAMAYAQELGVVKDGDLCVQTAGTLAGISGSTDLIKVGIVSAVLGRGTGFGSGSVSGKVRIAMSASDCARLEPGDILVAQDTSADYLDGIRDAAAVITEKPGEDSHAAVIAKRLGVPVITGVANATRDLREGEVVTLHVKDGVVHRGTGSNMAMKLDTML